The window aagaattactctttttttttttttttttttgaattgaatgttaaatttaattcaaagaAAAAACCCTATTACAAAGTACCTTACTTTCTATGATTTCTATACaaattgaataaaaatcaaAGCAAAGATCAAATCAAAAAAACTCATAATTTGCTCCACTACTTCCACCAACTATCTTCTCTCTAcctagctctcactcctactaggTAGCCAGCACTCACTCCTACTGGCTTTCCCAGCACTCACTCCTACTGGTCTCCCACCCAGCACTCACTCCTACTGGTCTCCCACCCTCAACTCATCCTCCCTTGTAGCAAACCAATATTGCAACCCTGCGCCAAACTCTTTGTTACCTCTTCGCTGAATCAAGTAGAGCTTATTTCTCATATTCTTATCAAGTAATTTGATCAATAACCCAGCAGGTGCTTCAATCTCTCCATGTCTCcttctgtttctctctctccagATCATATACACAGCTGCTTGAAACATATAATGAACAATGAACTGGTGCATTCTCCTCCTTTTGCTACGACGTATAACACTCTGTATCTCCCCCCATTGCAAAGTAAACTTCTCTCTTAATATACCCTGCATCAAAGCTTTCCAGATCTGAGCCGAGTAACAACATCCAAAGAATAGATGCTCCACCGTTTCCAATTGATCAGTACATAAGACACAAGAAGTAAGAACATTACTATTCCAATGCCTCATGCGATCCCCAGTAGCAAGTCTTCCTTTCATTGCCATccacataataaaaaaatatttcgggGTTGCATACTGAAACCATACCTCATGGTTTCAGTATGCAACCCCGAAATATTCTAAAGTGGTAAAAAAGGAAATTGTACGGGATATTCTATTACCATTAATAAATTTCCTCATATAACCCCCAAAATAATATTCATGCAATCACGCCATAATTTCAGAAATGATTCGTTACTCTCCAAATATATATTCATCCTCCATTTCATAACTCTCTCTTTTTCCTCCtcttttcatcatcatcaagaaAAACCACAACACACATGGCCGACAATAACACTCAACCATGgccaagaaacaaaaacatacGTCCATCGGTTGATAGCAACGACACCATCCAACGATCTCCGAGAAGCTCTGGTGGATTCACAACGGACAAAGACATAGGCAGCCGCAGACCACCAAGGCATCACCAATCTGTAGACAGTGTCGATAGCACTTCGAGCCTATACTCTATCGACTCTCGAAGATCAAAGCCACCACCACCAGGGACTTACCACGTTCAACTCCCCAAAGAGCAAATCTACCGTGTCCCCCCGCCGGAGAACGCTCACCGCTACGAGTACCTCTCTCGCCAGAAACACAACCGATCAGCTTGCCGCCGATGCTGCTGTTACTCCTTCGCTACGCTGCTCGTTCTCCTCTTGCTCGCAGCACTCGTCGTGGGGGTCTTTTTTCTAGTTTGCCGGCCGCATAAGCCGCGGTTCTCCGTGAGCGGAGTCTCCGTCGCCGGGATCAATCTGACGTCGCCGTCTCCGATCTCTCCGGTGTTCAATATCAAGGTGAGGTGTAAGAACGTTAACGGTAAACTCGGTTTGATCTACGAGAAAGGAAGCGCGGTTGAGATTTTCCACGAGGGGATCAAGCTAGGTGACGGCGAGTTCGCGGCGTTTGAGCAGCCGGCTGAAAATGTTACGATGACGGTGACGAAGTTAAGGGGGTCGAGGATCCAGTTAAAGAGCTCGTCGCGCAAAGATCTCGTTGAATCGCAGAAGAGAAGAAAAGTGCTGTTTGACGTGAGAGTCAAGGCGCCGATTAAGTTTAGGGTTGGTGTGGTTACCACGTGGACGATGGGACTTACCGTGGACTGCAAGATAACAGTGGATAAACTGACGTCATCAGCTACAGTGATAACGGAAGATTGTGTTACGCAAGACATAAGCCTGCTGTGATGTTGTTTCAGACTTTGGTTCGGTTCGATTTATTAtcattgttatatttttttttagtttgtttgatTCATTATTGTGTTTCTGAATAAGATTGAAATTTGATTTGTTGGAaatgaaaacgtttttttttttgaataatttcgtCAAACGTATCAGAAACCTATCAAAATAATTCTTTTATTTGCTTGTGAAGCCCATAATTGTTAGCAGAAACAACATATGCAAACACAAACTCTATAAGTTAACATGACACAAATCTACAGAAAGTACTAtctaaataagtaaataataatcTTAAGTTGAAACAAACATCTCTTATTGTATCTACAGAGACTAAAATCAACTCTCTTTTTGTGTTGTTATACAAAATTGagtaattagaaaataaaatcaccAAGAATCACAATCCATATTATTTAGCCGTAATCTTAGCAAACAAGTCCTTACCTCACTGCAACCACTGCCCAGCTTCTTTCTTTCGTTTAACGCTTGTCtaatttgaatgttttttttttctttttaatttattttttacgtATGTGAACGCTGATCTCTAATTGACTTCTTCCTCACCACATTTAGTTTACATAGACAAAATATGAAATTCGAGAACACCTTTAATAATTTCTTCAACGGCTCACCTCTTCCTTCATGTACAAGAAGTTTATTTCTCTATTTGCAGTGTCACctctatatattttcaaatggTTAGATTTTATTACTAAATCAGATCGTTTCAATTTAGAGCATGGGAAACCAAATGCATCaactcattttttttaaaaagaagacCCTTGTTCTTAAAGGAAATGCCTAAGAAACCAAATGCATCATCTCCAGATTTGGTTCGAGGCAGAATGTTTGGTGGTGTTGTGCCGAGACCAGATTGATAAGAAAAGCTAACCACAGGTTGAGGAAGGAAAACAATACATTTTTGCTGTACACAAATATTTTCAAAGCCATTGTcactaataatattaaattatttcaGGTTTTTCCTATTTATTCAACTTTAATAGAGATTAAAAAATAACAAGGACAGAGTACCAATTTGTCAAAAGATGAGCAAAACATGAGTTCATACATCACACACAACAATAAAGAGCCGCTTAAGCAAATCAAACAAATCAAATGATAAGAAAGAAGAttcactctctctctttctatcaCTTAGCCATCATGACTTTAACGAATTCATCATAGTTGATCTGACCATCTCCATCAACATCAGCTTCTCGGATCATCTCATCAACCTCCTCGTCGGTTAGTTTCTCCCCAAGGTTTGTCATCACATGTCGAAGCTCCGCCGCAGAGATGAAACCGTTCTGGTCCTTGTCAAAAACCCTGAAGGCTTCCTTGAGCTCTTCCTCTGAGTCAGTGTCCTTCATCTTCCTCGCCATCAGGTTCAGGAACTCTGGGAAATCGATGGTCCCGTTCCCGTCTGCGTCGACCTCATTGATCATGTCTTGGAGCTCAGCTTCTGTCGGGTTTTGCCCCAGAGACCTCATCACGGTTCCGAGCTCCTTGGTGGTGATGCAACCTGCAACCACACCCCAATGTAATAATCAAAGCTCTTTCTACTAGTTATATCATGTCAATGCATTTCTTATTAAGTGAACAGTATccgataaaaaaataaataagtttcaATCTTGTCAAagttttttaaattgttaattaaaatgaattatTTCTGTGATTATTACATGTTTTCTAAGTGCATTGTGCATTGTACTTAGGAAACCttgtaataaaagaaaaaaataatcttgTCCGAATCTCAATCATTAAATGGTAACAAATCTCTAGTCATTTCGTTCTATTGAAAACACGTCTCTCTACCAATGATACCTACACCGATCAAGTCATGAATCGTTACATGCCACGAAACTAGATCGTTTCACGAATTCAAGTAAAACAAAGACGGATTGCAcagagaaattttttaaaaaaaaaatccagaaCTCAAAGATCCGACTAGGGAGAGAGATAAACGAGAAGGATCTAGGGGAAATAAGATAATACCATCCCCATCCTTATCGAAGAGGCTAAAGGCTTCCTTGAACTCTGAGATCTGGTCATCGGTCAGCTGATCCGCCATTTTTTCCTTTCTAAAGCTTGTCCGCAAATCTGAGAGTTTGATTTACTTTCTTTTTGCTGGTTTCCCCTGCAATAGCTTATAAAGTGAGCCAAAGCCTAGCCCAATGTTATATAACTTGGGCCCTTTAGAGATGCGGTATAAGCTAGTATAACGGAAAAAAAGTTaagcgccgttgccggggagcgaACCCGGGTCACCCGCGTGACAGGCGGGAATACTTACCACTATACTACAACAACATTGATgtactcacaaacgtcctagatttatttaaatagattttccaatattttataatattaaacttGCAATTCTACATTAGTACTGAGAAATATAAGTCCACAAAAGTAAGATAACATAACTAATCAAGCTAATTATTAGCTTTCATACAAACTCAATATGACAGGGAACTAATCAGGAAAACTATATGTCAAATttgaataatgaaaataaaacaagttGACCTTTACATAGTCATAAAGAAATATATCAACTTGATGGATCATAAAGACAGATATTAGAGGTAGAGGTAGAAACTTGTTTGATAAGCTGATCAGGAAAACTCGTTTTGGTTAAGCACCCTTGCTAGAATTTTCTTGGCCCataaatgtttatttatattttcctaggaataaaataaaagaatatgtAAAAAGTACtcgtaattatatatttaataaagaaaaacGAACCAATAAGGGTCGTCGATTAAGTGGTAAGGGGTCCACAGAGTCGAAACAACTTCGCATCTATCGAAACAAAAAAGTATAAATACCCCCTCTCGATTTCCCTtcattcaccaaaaaaaaaaaaaagctttcttTCAGCAAAGCCGAAAAGACTTGACGGGCGATGACTTCTTCTCGCGAAGATCCAGAGATCCTCCCCGACGCTGCCGAAGATGAACCCAATCTCCCCGTTAACCCCGATTCCGTCAATCAACAACAACCCCCCACCCTTCTCCCTCTATTCGATTGCGTGGCTCTGGACAAGCTCTGCCACGTGGCGGAGATGCTCCAGGATCGGGAGAGGCAGCGAATCCGCGAAGAGGCTGAGATAGCTGAGAAGAGGCGGCGGTGGGCTGAGGAGAGAGCGGAGGCGCACAGACAGTACGTTTTCGAAGTGGCTAAGGCTTACGCTCTCGAATTGCACTCTGATCAAGCTCCCAAAAGCAAAGACGATgacgaagaagaggaggaggttgTGAAAGGGAAGAGTCGATTCGATGATGCTAAGAAGGCGATCAAGAAGAGGAGGAGATACTCTAGTAGATCGAGTGATGCACCGTGCGGtggaattgagctgagtatgacGAGGCATAGGACGGCTCCTACGTTGACAGAGCTGTGTATGAGAGTTCTTGCTGAAAACTCTGAAGCGATCGAGTCTTTGCACCTTGTCCCTGACcacttgaagaagaagatctcGAGTCTTGTTAGTGATTCGAGTAAAGTAGATAAAGCTTTTATGCAGCTTCTTGTGGATGATTCTCCTTCAGAGGTTTCTGTGAAGAATTGCGTTGACTTGGAGGAGGAAGACTTGACTCAGATCCTCTCTGAATGTGATAGAGTTAGCTTACAGGTAGTTTTTTAGTTCTTGATTATTTTGTTGTGGCTATTGTTTTTGATGTTCTATATTCTCTTAGGTGTTGAATCTTGATCTTTGCGGACGAGCTATGACGGAGAACGCTATAACCGAGTTGTTGAAACGCTCTCCCAACGGGTTCCCTTCGTTGACTAGGCTTTCTCTTCAAGGAGCGTTCTGTTTAACAGACAATGCGTTGGCTTTGATCTCGAGATCAGCTCCTCTGCTTCGGGTTGTTAACCTCTGCGATTGCTCTCTTCTGACATTCCAAGCTGTGAAGATTCTTGCGGATTACTTTGGTTCCACTCTTAGAGGGCTTAACATTGGAGGGTGCCAAGGGATTAAACCGTGTGATGTCTTTAGGACCAGCTTGAGTAGGTTCGAGAAGTTGAGCTCTCTCTCGGTTGCTGGACTTGAAGGGATTCATGATGTTGTTGTTGAGTTCTGTACTTCCCGGGGATCCAGTCTCACTGATCTTTCTCTAGCTTCTTGCGTGTAAGTTTTGAATCATGGAACTAATTGGATGCTTTTTGACCATTGAAGCTAATGTTTTTGACTTTTATGTATGGTGATCAGAGGGGTGAATGATGGAACTCTTTGGACTGCTGGGAGATATTGTCCTAACCTGGAAGCTCTTGACATCTCAGAGTTGGATAGTTTGACTGATGCGTCATTGAAAGAGATCACAGATGGTTGCAGATCTTTGCGCTCAGTCAAATTTACAAGAAACCGATTCAGGTTTGCTCTAAGTCTCaccatttgttttcttttttaacatAACTTTTGTAGACTGTTGTTAATACCAATCTATGTGCTTCCTTTGACAGTGATGAAGGTGTAGCCGCGTTTCTTGAAGTCTGTGGTGGTTCTATTAACAACCTCAGCCTAAACAATGTCAGAAATGTAAGTGTTTTAGTAACCAAAAGGATCATGCTCTTGATATAAGTTGGCTTCTCCCAAGTGTTTAAAGTAGTTGTTGTGTGTTTTTTAAACAGGTCGGCCAAGAAACTGCTATTTCGCTCGCCAAATATTGTAAGAGGTTGCATTATTTGGACCTCTCGTGGTGTAGAAAACTCACAGAAGAAGAACTAAGACAGATCATGAGTTGCTGCTCGTTACTTAGATCGCTTAAGTTATTTGGATGGACGCAGGTATGAACATAGTAAAGAAGGCTGCAATAAAGCCTACACTTGTGCCTTTTAATGTTGAATTCAACCATGAGATGATCTGTGTAAAGCACTTAAATGGCGGTATTATACTTTTGTAGGTGACGGAGGACTTTCTGGAAGATCTTTCAAGATCAGAAGTTAGCATCGTTGGATTGAAGATGACTTCACTATTCGCTCATCCTGATGACTCTTATCCAAGTGTAGATGCCAAGTGCTTCTGATGAGTACACAAGTTTTGGCCATGTTTTATACTAAGTCATGAACCATCTTTTATTGTTAGACTAAAACATCTCCAGAGGTTTATAGTAAAGAGTCTACAAATAGACTAAGTCATGAACCATCTTTTATTGTTAGACTAAAACATCTCCAGAGGTTTATAGTAAAGAAGCTACAAATAGATTAACAGTCGTTACAATGTCTTGTGTAGTTCACTAAAAACAAAAGATTCCTTTGAACCAGTGGAAATCTACAGACAaagctttctctcttctctttctgtGTAAACTGTCTCCCATTTTGTCTTTAAGATTGCCAAACCTTACAAAGAGTTGTGAATGTATATCAGAGACACAAGTCTTTTTATTCAAAGACTCAAAACGGTACAATATCACATTTGAAGTGTAGAAAAGAGTAGAGATTTTAGAAAGGTTCAGTTAGTGGAAGCAGAGCTGGGTCTATGGTCCTTGTTGCTGGTCAACCTTCTCCTTCTCATCCACTTTGTCTCCAGAGATGACGGAGAAGCGGCTCCTTCCGCTGGAGGGAGCTCACAAGGAAGCGCCATAGCACTGCTGGTGAAGGCGTTGAGAACAAGGAAGGCCAAAATGGGAGACAAATCCAATCCTCCTAGAGGCGGTATGACTCCCCGGAATATGTTCAAGTATGGATCGCATAAAGTGCTGTTACAAGGTAAACACATAGTTAGCATTCAACAAAAGAAATGCAAGATTCTCTAATCAAAATCCTTAAACCATTCAAGAGTCGCGTTGATCCCAAAGAAACTTCCTCATTGACAAGATTGGCATTTCTCAAAATACGAGCAGGGAAACAGTTACCTGAGGGGGCTAACAATGGCAGGAGGAGCAGTAGGGAACCAGGTGAGTACTAGACGGACAACAAGGACGTTGCTATATATGTTGAGGAAGTTTATCAACCCGTTAGCAACCACCAGTCCTGCAACTGAATCTCCAGGCAGAACCGCTGCAAACCCGTGATTAGCCATCGCAAAACTCACCCTTGTAGTGTTTCTCAAACGAATCTGAAAAAAAGGCTCTTTCACCTTTAACCAGAAGCAATGCACACAAAAAACTTACCCTTTACTTATCCTCTGAAACAGAGTTTCAACTTTACTAATACTTATACATAGTGAAGAGTGGAACCAAAAAAGATCCTAAGTAACTTTAGGACATAGCAATGTGAAAACGTTGTCTGAAGATTGCTAAGTGATATAACAATGTCGATTTGCATAAGCAGGAACAGAGAATCTACCTCGTCGCAAAGACAGCGAAACTCGGAGGACAAGCGAACAGCTTCTTGAAATAAAGGGTTTCTAGAGGCGAGTGAATGGAAGAACCCTGAGAATTTCTCAGTGACAGAGACAAGAGAACGATGGAGGTCTTGAATCAATTTGACGGAGTCTGAAGCTGGTGGTAGAAGTAGCAAACTGGGTTTGTTCGGACGCACGAGAGGTGTTTGCGTAAATGCCGATGATAGGGAAACAAAAAAGTTCGGTATCGGTCCTGACGGAGATGATTTCAGGATTTTGATAGCTGGTTCGTTCGCACTCGCCTCCATTGCTGCAGAGCTCCGAGATTTTTCGTCCAATGGGAAGCTGAAAGCAGATAAAGTTCATACAGGTAACACGTGGCATTGTTTAAATCACTATGTCCGAGAGACCCTAATCCTCTAGTTCACTCAGAAGGTGTTACCTACTCGAGAAGGAGAAGCCTAGATGCTGATCCTCTAGTTCGCTCAGAAGGTCTTAAATAAACAAGCCTTCCAAGGTTTTGTATATTTCACTTTGTATTGAGCTTACTATTATGTAAGAGATTATTGGATCTTGTAATTATTCATGAGTTGGAGGTTGCAACATATTTACACATAATGTACAATCTTTAACCTTAGCATATCACTGACATTATCACTGGCAATATAATCGAACAATGGACCAATAAAAACTAGTACTATTAACATGATTTTTGTGAAAGTTTCTTCTGTGACTTATGTTACACAGCAACATATTCTCACCGGCAAAACCCACTTCCGGTTTGGTAAATAAGTAGAAGTAAAATTAGATATAAGAGAACCCACTTTCTTCTGGGCCATACCCAAAGAAAATGCGTCTTCGTAGAAATGTCCTTAGAGAAGGTTCGGTAAATCAATATAACTTGGATAAGAACAAGAAAGGATCCATTAAAACGTTTGAAACTCGTCTACACATTCTCCAGATGTTACTCCAAAAAATACTAGTAAAAAGATCa of the Brassica rapa cultivar Chiifu-401-42 chromosome A03, CAAS_Brap_v3.01, whole genome shotgun sequence genome contains:
- the LOC103856483 gene encoding ylmG homolog protein 2, chloroplastic isoform X1, with the translated sequence MEASANEPAIKILKSSPSGPIPNFFVSLSSAFTQTPLVRPNKPSLLLLPPASDSVKLIQDLHRSLVSVTEKFSGFFHSLASRNPLFQEAVRLSSEFRCLCDEVKEPFFQIRLRNTTRVSFAMANHGFAAVLPGDSVAGLVVANGLINFLNIYSNVLVVRLVLTWFPTAPPAIVSPLSTLCDPYLNIFRGVIPPLGGLDLSPILAFLVLNAFTSSAMALPCELPPAEGAASPSSLETKWMRRRRLTSNKDHRPSSASTN
- the LOC103856483 gene encoding ylmG homolog protein 2, chloroplastic isoform X2; protein product: MEASANEPAIKILKSSPSGPIPNFFVSLSSAFTQTPLVRPNKPSLLLLPPASDSVKLIQDLHRSLVSVTEKFSGFFHSLASRNPLFQEAVRLSSEFRCLCDEIRLRNTTRVSFAMANHGFAAVLPGDSVAGLVVANGLINFLNIYSNVLVVRLVLTWFPTAPPAIVSPLSTLCDPYLNIFRGVIPPLGGLDLSPILAFLVLNAFTSSAMALPCELPPAEGAASPSSLETKWMRRRRLTSNKDHRPSSASTN
- the LOC103856482 gene encoding calmodulin, coding for MADQLTDDQISEFKEAFSLFDKDGDGCITTKELGTVMRSLGQNPTEAELQDMINEVDADGNGTIDFPEFLNLMARKMKDTDSEEELKEAFRVFDKDQNGFISAAELRHVMTNLGEKLTDEEVDEMIREADVDGDGQINYDEFVKVMMAK
- the LOC103856481 gene encoding NDR1/HIN1-like protein 13, translated to MADNNTQPWPRNKNIRPSVDSNDTIQRSPRSSGGFTTDKDIGSRRPPRHHQSVDSVDSTSSLYSIDSRRSKPPPPGTYHVQLPKEQIYRVPPPENAHRYEYLSRQKHNRSACRRCCCYSFATLLVLLLLAALVVGVFFLVCRPHKPRFSVSGVSVAGINLTSPSPISPVFNIKVRCKNVNGKLGLIYEKGSAVEIFHEGIKLGDGEFAAFEQPAENVTMTVTKLRGSRIQLKSSSRKDLVESQKRRKVLFDVRVKAPIKFRVGVVTTWTMGLTVDCKITVDKLTSSATVITEDCVTQDISLL
- the LOC103856485 gene encoding EIN3-binding F-box protein 1 — translated: MTSSREDPEILPDAAEDEPNLPVNPDSVNQQQPPTLLPLFDCVALDKLCHVAEMLQDRERQRIREEAEIAEKRRRWAEERAEAHRQYVFEVAKAYALELHSDQAPKSKDDDEEEEEVVKGKSRFDDAKKAIKKRRRYSSRSSDAPCGGIELSMTRHRTAPTLTELCMRVLAENSEAIESLHLVPDHLKKKISSLVSDSSKVDKAFMQLLVDDSPSEVSVKNCVDLEEEDLTQILSECDRVSLQVLNLDLCGRAMTENAITELLKRSPNGFPSLTRLSLQGAFCLTDNALALISRSAPLLRVVNLCDCSLLTFQAVKILADYFGSTLRGLNIGGCQGIKPCDVFRTSLSRFEKLSSLSVAGLEGIHDVVVEFCTSRGSSLTDLSLASCVGVNDGTLWTAGRYCPNLEALDISELDSLTDASLKEITDGCRSLRSVKFTRNRFSDEGVAAFLEVCGGSINNLSLNNVRNVGQETAISLAKYCKRLHYLDLSWCRKLTEEELRQIMSCCSLLRSLKLFGWTQVTEDFLEDLSRSEVSIVGLKMTSLFAHPDDSYPSVDAKCF